Proteins from a genomic interval of Ramlibacter algicola:
- a CDS encoding DUF3683 domain-containing protein gives MNAPTTLDQLLAAASDGSPRLREIPYNYTSFSDREIVIRLLGPRAWDLLAQLRDERHTGRSARMLYEVLGDIWVVQRNPYLQDDLLDNPKRRRLLVEALEHRLAEIGKRRTPGNDGARDALVGELMDAAQAAVRAFDQSFRETAELRARAQKVLRRRTAKDNIKFDGLSRVSHVTDATDWRVEYPFVVLTPDTEAEMAGLVAACIELGLTIIPRGGGTGYTGGAIPLTWKSAVINTEKLEAMTEVELVSIAGHDQPVPTVWTEAGVVTQRVSDAAERAGFVFAVDPTSAEASCIGGNIAMNAGGKKAVLWGTALDNLVSWRMVTPQAEWLQVTRLDHNLGKIHDVEVATFDLQYFAADGKTELRRETLSIPGPAFRKEGLGKDVTDKFLSGLPGIQKEGTDGLVTSARWVVHRMPAHTRTVCLEFFGHARNAVPSIVEIRDFMFAEKDRSGVLLAGLEHLDDRYLKAVGYSTKSKRGGLPKMVLVGDIVGDDADAVARATSEVVRIANSRSGEGFVAVSPEARKKFWLDRKRTAAISKHTNAFKINEDVVIPLPRMAEYTDGIERINIELSLQNKLRLVDELEAFFRRGQLPLGKLDDANEIPSAELLEDRVAQALAVLGEVRTQWQDWLVNVDALFPQLQSHTLRASWKTQVRAPLQDIFSGAEFRPLLDEVVAIHKRVLKGRVWVALHMHAGDGNVHTNIPVNSDDYEMLQAAHAAVKRIMALARSLGGVISGEHGIGITKLEFLSDEELGPFADYKARVDPQGHFNQGKLLRPSTMRHMPMSVYADLTNAYTPSFGLMGHESLIMQQSDIGAIADSVKDCLRCGKCKPVCATHVPRANLLYSPRNKILATSLLVEAFLYEEQTRRGVSIKHWEEFEDVSDHCTVCHKCANPCPVNIDFGDVSMNMRNLLRKMGKKSFRPAQAAAMFMLNATNPETIKLVRAGMIGVGFKAQRLGNTLLRGFAHLQVTRPPSTHDRAPVKEQVIHFINKKLPGGLPKKTARALLDIEDRNYVPIIRNPKSTTSETEAVFYFPGCGSERLFSQVGLATQAMLWHAGVQTVLPPGYLCCGYPQRGAGQYDKAEKIITDNRVLFHRVANTLNYLDIRTVVVSCGTCYDQLQGYEFEKIFPGCRIVDIHEYLLEKGIKLEGTGAYLYHDPCHTPMKQQEPMKTVKALLGPNVRKSERCCGESGTFGISRPDIATQVRFRKEEQLRMDEAALRAAGAVGEKDNVKILTSCPSCLQGLTRYGHDLQNGLLEADYIVIEMANKILGPDWMPQYVHAANEGGIERVLV, from the coding sequence ATGAACGCACCCACAACGCTCGACCAGCTCCTGGCCGCGGCTTCGGACGGCTCGCCGCGGCTGCGCGAAATTCCGTACAACTACACCTCGTTCTCCGACCGCGAGATCGTCATCCGCCTGCTCGGGCCGCGCGCCTGGGACCTGCTCGCGCAGCTACGCGACGAGCGGCACACCGGCCGCTCCGCCCGCATGCTGTACGAGGTGCTGGGCGACATCTGGGTCGTGCAGCGCAACCCGTACCTGCAGGACGACCTGCTGGACAACCCCAAGCGCCGCCGGCTGCTGGTCGAGGCGCTGGAGCACCGCCTGGCCGAGATCGGCAAGCGCCGCACGCCCGGCAACGACGGCGCCCGCGATGCGCTGGTCGGCGAGCTGATGGACGCCGCCCAGGCGGCGGTCCGCGCCTTCGACCAGTCGTTCCGCGAAACCGCCGAGCTGCGCGCGCGTGCCCAGAAGGTCCTGCGCCGGCGCACGGCGAAGGACAACATCAAGTTCGACGGCCTGTCACGTGTCTCGCACGTGACCGATGCGACCGACTGGCGCGTCGAGTACCCCTTCGTCGTCCTCACGCCCGACACCGAGGCCGAGATGGCGGGCCTGGTGGCCGCCTGCATCGAGCTGGGCCTGACCATCATCCCGCGCGGCGGCGGCACCGGCTACACCGGCGGCGCGATCCCGCTGACGTGGAAGAGCGCGGTGATCAACACCGAGAAGCTCGAGGCGATGACGGAGGTGGAACTGGTCTCCATCGCCGGCCACGACCAGCCCGTGCCCACGGTGTGGACCGAAGCCGGCGTGGTGACGCAGCGGGTGTCCGACGCCGCCGAGCGCGCGGGCTTCGTGTTCGCGGTCGACCCGACGTCGGCCGAGGCGTCGTGCATCGGCGGCAACATCGCGATGAACGCCGGCGGCAAGAAGGCCGTGCTGTGGGGCACCGCGCTGGACAACCTGGTGTCCTGGCGGATGGTGACGCCGCAGGCCGAGTGGCTCCAGGTCACGCGCCTGGACCACAACCTGGGCAAGATCCACGACGTCGAGGTCGCGACCTTCGACCTGCAGTACTTCGCCGCCGACGGCAAGACCGAACTGCGCCGCGAGACGCTGTCGATCCCGGGGCCTGCGTTCCGCAAGGAAGGCCTGGGCAAGGACGTCACGGACAAGTTCCTGTCGGGCCTGCCGGGGATCCAGAAGGAAGGCACCGACGGCCTGGTGACCAGCGCGCGCTGGGTGGTGCACCGCATGCCGGCGCACACGCGCACCGTGTGCCTGGAATTCTTCGGCCACGCCCGCAACGCGGTGCCCAGCATCGTGGAGATCCGCGACTTCATGTTCGCGGAGAAAGACCGCAGCGGCGTGCTGCTCGCCGGCCTGGAGCACCTGGACGACCGCTACCTGAAGGCGGTGGGGTACTCCACCAAGAGCAAGCGCGGCGGCCTGCCCAAGATGGTGCTGGTGGGCGACATCGTGGGGGACGACGCCGACGCGGTCGCGCGCGCCACCTCGGAGGTCGTGCGCATCGCCAATTCGCGCAGCGGTGAAGGCTTCGTCGCCGTCAGCCCCGAGGCGCGCAAGAAGTTCTGGCTCGATCGCAAGCGCACGGCCGCGATCAGCAAGCACACCAACGCGTTCAAGATCAACGAGGACGTGGTGATCCCGCTGCCACGGATGGCGGAGTACACCGACGGCATCGAGCGCATCAACATCGAGCTGTCGCTGCAGAACAAGCTGCGCCTGGTGGACGAACTGGAGGCGTTCTTCCGCCGTGGCCAGCTGCCGCTGGGCAAGCTGGACGACGCCAACGAGATTCCCTCGGCGGAACTGCTGGAGGACCGCGTGGCGCAGGCGCTCGCCGTGCTCGGCGAGGTGCGCACGCAGTGGCAGGATTGGCTGGTCAACGTCGACGCGCTGTTCCCCCAGCTGCAGTCGCACACGCTGCGTGCCAGCTGGAAGACGCAGGTCCGCGCGCCGCTGCAGGACATCTTCTCCGGCGCCGAATTCCGCCCGCTCCTGGACGAGGTGGTCGCCATCCACAAGCGCGTGCTCAAGGGCCGCGTGTGGGTCGCGCTGCACATGCACGCCGGCGACGGCAACGTGCACACCAACATCCCGGTCAATAGCGACGACTACGAGATGCTGCAGGCCGCGCACGCGGCGGTGAAGCGCATCATGGCGCTGGCCCGTTCGCTGGGCGGCGTGATCTCCGGCGAGCACGGCATCGGCATCACCAAGCTGGAATTCCTCTCGGACGAGGAGCTCGGGCCGTTCGCCGACTACAAGGCCAGGGTGGACCCGCAAGGCCACTTCAACCAGGGCAAGCTGCTGCGGCCGTCGACGATGCGGCACATGCCGATGTCGGTCTATGCGGACCTGACCAACGCCTACACGCCCAGCTTCGGCCTGATGGGGCACGAGTCGCTGATCATGCAGCAGTCGGACATCGGCGCGATCGCCGATTCGGTCAAGGACTGCCTGCGCTGCGGCAAGTGCAAGCCGGTGTGCGCCACGCACGTGCCGCGCGCGAACCTGCTGTACAGCCCGCGCAACAAGATCCTGGCAACGTCGCTGCTGGTCGAGGCCTTCCTGTACGAGGAGCAGACGCGCCGCGGCGTGTCGATCAAGCACTGGGAGGAGTTCGAGGACGTCTCGGACCACTGCACGGTGTGCCACAAGTGCGCCAACCCGTGCCCGGTCAACATCGACTTCGGCGACGTGTCGATGAACATGCGCAACCTGCTGCGCAAGATGGGCAAGAAGAGCTTCCGCCCGGCGCAGGCCGCGGCGATGTTCATGCTCAACGCCACCAACCCGGAGACGATCAAGCTGGTGCGCGCCGGGATGATCGGGGTCGGCTTCAAGGCGCAGCGCCTGGGCAACACGCTGCTGCGCGGCTTCGCGCACCTGCAGGTCACGCGCCCGCCGTCGACGCACGACCGCGCGCCGGTGAAGGAGCAGGTGATCCACTTCATCAACAAGAAGCTGCCCGGCGGGCTGCCGAAGAAGACGGCGCGCGCGTTGCTGGACATCGAGGACCGCAACTACGTCCCGATCATCCGCAACCCGAAGTCGACGACCAGCGAGACGGAGGCGGTCTTCTACTTCCCGGGCTGCGGCTCCGAGCGCCTGTTCTCGCAGGTGGGCCTGGCGACGCAGGCGATGCTGTGGCACGCGGGCGTGCAGACGGTGCTGCCACCGGGCTACCTGTGCTGCGGCTACCCGCAGCGCGGCGCCGGCCAGTACGACAAGGCGGAGAAGATCATCACGGACAACCGGGTGCTGTTCCACCGCGTGGCCAACACGCTGAACTACCTGGACATCCGCACGGTCGTCGTGAGTTGCGGTACTTGCTACGACCAGCTGCAGGGCTACGAGTTCGAGAAGATCTTCCCCGGCTGCCGCATCGTCGACATCCACGAATACCTGCTGGAAAAGGGCATCAAGCTGGAAGGGACGGGCGCGTACCTGTACCACGACCCCTGCCACACGCCGATGAAGCAGCAGGAGCCGATGAAGACGGTCAAGGCGCTGCTGGGCCCCAACGTGCGCAAGTCCGAACGCTGCTGCGGCGAGTCGGGCACGTTCGGCATCTCGCGCCCCGACATCGCGACCCAGGTGCGCTTCCGCAAGGAGGAGCAGCTGCGCATGGACGAGGCGGCGCTGCGCGCGGCCGGTGCCGTCGGCGAGAAGGACAACGTGAAGATCCTCACCAGCTGCCCCAGCTGCCTGCAGGGCCTGACGCGCTACGGCCATGACCTGCAGAACGGCCTGCTGGAGGCCGACTACATCGTCATCGAGATGGCCAACAAGATCCTCGGCCCCGACTGGATGCCGCAGTACGTGCACGCCGCCAACGAGGGCGGGATCGAGCGGGTGCTGGTCTGA
- the ugpB gene encoding sn-glycerol-3-phosphate ABC transporter substrate-binding protein UgpB — MKLKLSALVLAASACVGAQAQTEIQWWHSMTAVNNEWVNDLAKDFNAKQKDYKVVPVYKGSYDESMTAAIAAFRAGNAPHILQVFEVGTATMMASKGAIVPVTKVMNDAGKKFDPKAYIPAVAGYYTAPNGQMMSFPFNSSTTVFYINKDAFEKAGLDASKPPATWPEVTLAAAKLKASGHKCPLTIGWQGWTQLESFSTWHNTLLATKDNGLKGMDARLVANSPLHVRHIENLGNMAKQGLFVYKGRNNTAEGSFVSGECAMITTSSGFYGNVSKNAKFKYAVATLPYYPDVAGAPQNTVIGGASLWVMSGKKAEEYKGVAAFFDYLSNPEVQSASHKRTGYLPITMASFKLTEQSGFYKEKPGTDTAVNQMIRKVTDKSRGIRLGNYVQIRAIEDEELEQVWAGKKTAKEALDSIVQRGNEQLERFEKANKGKS; from the coding sequence ATGAAACTGAAGCTCTCCGCCCTCGTGCTCGCCGCCTCGGCGTGCGTGGGCGCCCAGGCCCAGACCGAGATCCAGTGGTGGCATTCGATGACCGCCGTCAACAACGAGTGGGTCAACGACCTCGCCAAGGATTTCAACGCCAAGCAGAAGGACTACAAGGTCGTTCCCGTCTACAAGGGCAGCTACGACGAGTCGATGACGGCCGCCATCGCCGCCTTCCGGGCCGGCAATGCACCGCACATCCTGCAGGTGTTCGAGGTGGGTACCGCCACCATGATGGCCAGCAAGGGCGCCATCGTGCCGGTCACCAAGGTCATGAACGACGCCGGCAAGAAGTTCGATCCGAAGGCCTACATCCCTGCCGTCGCGGGCTACTACACCGCGCCCAACGGCCAGATGATGAGCTTCCCGTTCAACAGCTCGACCACGGTCTTCTACATCAACAAGGACGCGTTTGAGAAGGCCGGCCTCGACGCCAGCAAGCCGCCGGCGACCTGGCCGGAAGTGACGCTGGCCGCCGCCAAGCTCAAGGCCAGCGGCCACAAGTGCCCGCTGACCATCGGCTGGCAGGGCTGGACGCAGCTGGAGAGCTTCTCCACCTGGCACAACACGCTGCTGGCGACCAAGGACAACGGCCTGAAGGGCATGGACGCGCGCCTGGTGGCCAACTCGCCGCTGCACGTGCGCCACATCGAGAACCTGGGCAACATGGCCAAGCAGGGCCTGTTCGTCTACAAGGGCCGCAACAACACCGCCGAGGGCTCGTTCGTCTCGGGTGAGTGCGCGATGATCACGACGTCGTCGGGCTTCTACGGCAACGTGTCCAAGAACGCCAAGTTCAAGTACGCCGTCGCCACGCTGCCCTACTACCCCGACGTCGCCGGCGCGCCGCAGAACACCGTCATCGGTGGCGCCAGCCTGTGGGTCATGTCCGGCAAGAAGGCCGAGGAGTACAAGGGCGTCGCCGCCTTCTTCGACTACCTGTCGAACCCCGAGGTGCAGTCGGCCAGCCACAAGCGCACGGGCTACCTGCCCATCACGATGGCCTCGTTCAAGCTGACCGAGCAATCGGGCTTCTACAAGGAGAAGCCGGGCACGGACACCGCCGTCAACCAGATGATCCGCAAGGTCACCGACAAGTCGCGCGGCATCCGCCTGGGCAACTACGTGCAGATCCGTGCCATCGAGGACGAGGAACTCGAGCAGGTGTGGGCCGGCAAGAAGACCGCGAAGGAAGCACTCGACTCGATCGTCCAGCGTGGCAACGAGCAGCTGGAACGCTTCGAGAAGGCGAACAAGGGCAAGTCCTGA
- the ugpA gene encoding sn-glycerol-3-phosphate ABC transporter permease UgpA, whose product MEKRVTFKSAWLPWVLLAPQVAIIAVFFFWPAGQALVQSFQQQDAFGTSVEWVGFENFRNLFDDDSYLESFKTTAFFSLMVAAVGIVTSLVLAYFADRTVRSALAYRTLLIWPYAVAPAVAGVVWLFMFSGSIGVIAYWLHSIGFPWDPLLNGDHAMALVIMAAVWKQLSYNFLFFVAGLQSVPKSLIEAAAIDGAGAWRRFWTIQFPLLSPTTFFLLVINVVYAFFDTFGIIDAATHGGPGKDTAILVYKVYFDGFKALDLGGSAAQSAVLMAIVIVLTVIQFRFVEKKVNY is encoded by the coding sequence ATGGAGAAGCGGGTCACGTTCAAGTCGGCATGGTTGCCCTGGGTGCTGTTGGCACCCCAGGTCGCGATCATCGCCGTGTTCTTCTTCTGGCCCGCCGGCCAGGCCCTGGTGCAGTCGTTCCAGCAGCAGGACGCCTTCGGCACCTCGGTCGAATGGGTCGGGTTCGAGAACTTCCGCAACCTGTTCGACGACGACAGCTACCTGGAATCCTTCAAGACCACGGCCTTCTTCTCGCTGATGGTCGCGGCGGTGGGCATCGTCACGTCGCTGGTCCTGGCGTACTTCGCCGACCGCACCGTGCGCAGCGCCCTCGCCTACCGCACGCTGCTGATCTGGCCGTACGCGGTCGCCCCGGCCGTCGCGGGCGTCGTGTGGCTGTTCATGTTCTCCGGCAGCATCGGCGTGATCGCCTACTGGCTGCACAGCATCGGCTTCCCCTGGGACCCGCTGCTCAATGGCGACCACGCGATGGCGCTGGTGATCATGGCCGCCGTGTGGAAGCAGCTGTCGTACAACTTCCTGTTCTTCGTCGCCGGCCTGCAAAGCGTGCCCAAGTCCCTGATCGAGGCCGCGGCCATCGACGGCGCGGGTGCCTGGCGGCGGTTCTGGACCATCCAGTTCCCCCTGCTGTCGCCCACGACGTTCTTCCTGCTGGTGATCAACGTCGTCTACGCCTTCTTCGACACCTTCGGCATCATCGACGCCGCCACGCACGGCGGCCCGGGCAAGGACACCGCGATCCTGGTCTACAAGGTCTACTTCGACGGCTTCAAGGCCCTGGACCTGGGCGGCTCGGCGGCGCAGTCGGCCGTGCTGATGGCCATCGTCATCGTGCTGACGGTCATCCAGTTCCGCTTCGTCGAGAAGAAGGTCAATTACTGA
- the ugpE gene encoding sn-glycerol-3-phosphate ABC transporter permease UgpE has translation MVERNRFLSVLTHVILILGIMVVAFPVYLTFVASTHTTQDILQVPMSLTPGDSFMDNYRAALLGERSGGGSHAPVARMMTVSLVMALSIAIGKIAISLLSAFAIVYFRFPFRMAFFWAIFITLMLPVEVRILPTYQVVSDLGLLNSYAGLTVPLIASATATFLYRQFFLTVPDELAEAARMDGAGPMRFFKDVLMPLSATSTAALFVIQFIYGWNQYLWPLLVTTNESMYPVVLGIKAMMPTGGDAQIEWNVVMATAILAMLPPALVVTLMQKWFVKGLVDTEK, from the coding sequence ATGGTCGAGCGCAACCGATTCCTGTCCGTGCTGACGCACGTGATCCTGATCCTCGGGATCATGGTCGTCGCGTTCCCGGTCTACCTCACCTTCGTCGCGTCGACGCACACCACGCAGGACATCCTGCAGGTGCCGATGTCGCTGACGCCCGGCGACAGCTTCATGGACAACTACCGTGCGGCGCTGCTGGGCGAGCGCAGCGGCGGCGGTTCGCACGCGCCGGTGGCGCGGATGATGACCGTCAGCCTGGTGATGGCCCTGTCCATCGCGATCGGCAAGATCGCCATCTCGCTGCTGTCCGCGTTCGCCATCGTGTACTTCCGGTTCCCGTTCCGGATGGCGTTCTTCTGGGCCATCTTCATCACGCTGATGCTGCCGGTGGAGGTGCGCATCCTGCCCACCTACCAGGTCGTGTCGGACCTCGGGCTGCTCAACTCGTACGCGGGCCTGACGGTGCCGCTGATCGCGTCGGCCACCGCCACCTTCCTGTACCGGCAGTTCTTCCTGACCGTGCCCGACGAGCTGGCCGAAGCGGCCCGCATGGACGGCGCCGGCCCGATGCGCTTCTTCAAGGACGTGCTGATGCCGCTGTCGGCCACCAGCACGGCGGCGCTGTTCGTCATCCAGTTCATCTACGGCTGGAACCAGTATCTGTGGCCGTTGCTGGTCACGACCAACGAGAGCATGTACCCGGTGGTGCTGGGCATCAAGGCCATGATGCCCACCGGCGGCGACGCGCAGATCGAATGGAACGTGGTGATGGCCACCGCGATCCTGGCGATGCTGCCGCCGGCGCTGGTGGTGACGCTGATGCAGAAGTGGTTCGTCAAGGGCCTGGTGGATACGGAAAAGTGA
- the ugpC gene encoding sn-glycerol-3-phosphate ABC transporter ATP-binding protein UgpC translates to MSGIALRNVIKRYGKGKQELQVIHGVNAEIGHGEFVVIVGPSGCGKSTLLRMVAGLEEISGGEIAIGDRVVNDLEPAERDIAMVFQNYALYPHMSVYDNMAYGLKIRKMPVDEIRMRVDKAAKILELGHLLERKPRQLSGGQRQRVAMGRAIVRQPKVFLFDEPLSNLDAKLRAQTRLEIQKLHRELGITSLFVTHDQVEAMTLAQRMLVMNAGNMEQFGTPEEVYHRPASTFVASFIGSPPMNLLKNAPGGRANAITGIRPEHLDVVADGGWPVKVETVELLGAERLVYGRLGDEQLIVRIEEGQPSPNPEQVIQVRPREDRLHWFDLQSGKRL, encoded by the coding sequence ATGTCTGGCATCGCGCTGCGCAACGTCATCAAGCGCTACGGCAAGGGCAAGCAGGAACTGCAGGTCATCCACGGCGTCAACGCCGAGATCGGCCACGGCGAGTTCGTGGTGATCGTCGGCCCGTCGGGCTGCGGCAAGTCCACGCTGCTGCGCATGGTCGCCGGCCTGGAGGAAATCTCCGGTGGCGAGATCGCCATCGGCGACCGCGTGGTGAACGACCTCGAGCCGGCCGAGCGGGACATCGCCATGGTGTTCCAGAACTACGCGCTGTACCCGCACATGTCCGTCTACGACAACATGGCGTACGGCTTGAAGATCCGCAAGATGCCGGTCGACGAGATCCGCATGCGCGTCGACAAGGCCGCCAAGATCCTCGAGCTGGGCCACCTGCTGGAGCGCAAGCCGCGCCAGCTGTCGGGCGGCCAGCGCCAGCGCGTCGCCATGGGCCGCGCCATCGTGCGCCAGCCCAAGGTGTTCCTGTTCGACGAGCCGCTGTCCAACCTGGACGCCAAGTTGCGCGCGCAGACGCGCCTCGAGATCCAGAAGCTGCATCGCGAACTGGGCATCACCTCGCTGTTCGTCACGCACGACCAGGTCGAGGCGATGACGCTGGCGCAGCGCATGCTCGTGATGAACGCCGGCAACATGGAACAGTTCGGCACGCCCGAGGAGGTCTACCACCGCCCGGCGTCGACCTTCGTGGCCAGCTTCATCGGCTCGCCGCCGATGAACCTGCTGAAGAACGCGCCCGGCGGCCGCGCCAACGCCATCACCGGCATCCGGCCGGAGCACCTGGACGTGGTCGCCGACGGCGGCTGGCCGGTGAAGGTCGAAACGGTGGAACTGCTGGGCGCCGAGCGCCTGGTCTACGGCCGCCTCGGCGACGAACAGCTGATCGTCCGTATCGAGGAAGGCCAGCCCTCTCCCAACCCAGAGCAGGTGATCCAGGTGCGTCCGCGCGAGGACCGCCTGCACTGGTTCGACCTGCAGTCCGGCAAGCGGCTCTGA
- the ugpQ gene encoding glycerophosphodiester phosphodiesterase yields the protein MADWVYPRWIAHRGAGKLAPENTLAAFRLGAEHGYRMFECDAKLSADGVVFLMHDATLDRTTNGTGVGGDQPWSALAQLDAGGWHSRRYAGEPLPTLQALARWCIANGHFFNIEIKPTPGTEQRTGEEVARRAAEWWAGHVPPLLTSFRPEALLGAMTTAPHLPRGLLVDTFWDGWFDYARKLQCVAVVANQNLWDAASVKQVHDAGMRCLSYTVNDEWSAQRLLQLGTDGIITDRVDLFPPA from the coding sequence ATGGCCGACTGGGTTTATCCGCGCTGGATCGCCCATCGCGGCGCCGGCAAGCTCGCTCCCGAGAACACCCTGGCGGCCTTCCGCCTCGGCGCGGAGCACGGCTACCGCATGTTCGAGTGCGACGCCAAGCTGTCGGCCGACGGCGTGGTGTTCCTGATGCACGACGCGACGCTCGATCGCACCACCAATGGCACCGGCGTCGGCGGCGACCAGCCGTGGAGCGCCCTCGCGCAGCTGGATGCCGGCGGCTGGCATTCGCGCCGCTATGCGGGCGAGCCGCTGCCCACGCTGCAGGCGCTCGCGCGCTGGTGCATCGCCAACGGCCATTTCTTCAACATCGAGATCAAGCCGACGCCCGGCACCGAGCAGCGCACCGGCGAGGAAGTCGCGCGCCGCGCGGCCGAATGGTGGGCCGGCCACGTGCCCCCGCTGCTGACGTCGTTCCGCCCCGAAGCGCTGCTCGGCGCGATGACGACGGCGCCGCACCTGCCCCGCGGGCTGCTGGTGGACACCTTCTGGGACGGCTGGTTCGACTACGCACGCAAGCTGCAATGCGTGGCGGTGGTGGCCAACCAGAACCTGTGGGACGCCGCGAGCGTGAAGCAGGTGCACGACGCCGGCATGCGCTGCCTGAGCTACACGGTGAACGACGAGTGGTCCGCGCAGCGCCTGCTGCAGCTGGGCACCGACGGCATCATCACCGACCGCGTCGACCTGTTCCCGCCGGCCTGA
- a CDS encoding mannitol dehydrogenase family protein, with amino-acid sequence MPRWLHLGLGAFHRAHQAAVLQRLRDAGDRSWTLAAGNVRGDAETSVARLRAQVGAYTLETISPQGEHRYERIDALQEVVPWDENLRRLIELAADPQTTIISFTVTEGGYALPQGEAAGTWHAALGTLLGERLRRNAGPVTLLSCDNLRHNGDRSRQALLQFLDGLGDAPLRAWVEANTTSPNCMVDRITPRLTAEVVQRVRAATGIDDPCAVMAESYLQWVIEDRFAAGRPALERAGVQMTDDVAPYEEAKIRLLNATHSVVAWAGTLRGHAFIHEGVRDAAVEGLARACTNAVIPLLTPSPLDLAAYRDSVLERFGNAAIRDTNQRVASGSFAKVPAFIAPTVNESLARGRALAPVAMLAALFLAFLQRWDAGQLPYEHEDAAMDPALARGICRHPDAAGALARVGSLWGDASTDPRWASAVRVAHAQVLALVA; translated from the coding sequence ATGCCGCGCTGGCTGCACCTGGGGCTCGGGGCTTTCCACCGCGCGCACCAGGCGGCGGTGCTGCAGCGCTTGCGCGATGCGGGCGACCGCAGCTGGACGCTCGCCGCGGGCAACGTGCGGGGTGACGCCGAGACATCCGTTGCCCGGTTGCGAGCCCAAGTCGGCGCCTACACGCTGGAAACCATCTCCCCGCAAGGCGAGCACCGCTACGAGCGCATCGACGCGCTGCAGGAAGTGGTCCCGTGGGACGAGAACCTCCGGCGGCTCATCGAACTTGCCGCCGATCCGCAAACGACGATCATCTCCTTCACCGTGACGGAAGGCGGCTATGCGTTGCCGCAGGGCGAGGCCGCCGGCACGTGGCACGCTGCACTCGGCACGTTGCTTGGCGAACGCTTGCGGCGCAACGCCGGCCCGGTCACGCTGCTGTCCTGCGACAACCTGCGCCACAACGGCGACCGCAGCCGGCAAGCGCTGCTGCAGTTCCTCGATGGCCTGGGCGATGCGCCGCTGCGCGCGTGGGTGGAGGCGAACACCACCAGCCCGAACTGCATGGTCGATCGCATCACCCCCCGGCTCACCGCCGAGGTGGTGCAGCGCGTCCGCGCGGCGACCGGCATCGACGACCCCTGCGCCGTGATGGCCGAGAGCTACCTGCAATGGGTGATCGAGGACCGCTTCGCCGCGGGCCGGCCCGCGCTGGAGCGAGCCGGGGTGCAGATGACGGACGACGTCGCGCCCTACGAGGAAGCCAAGATCCGGCTGCTCAATGCGACGCACAGCGTGGTGGCGTGGGCCGGCACGCTGCGCGGCCATGCGTTCATCCATGAAGGCGTGCGCGATGCAGCCGTGGAAGGGCTGGCACGTGCCTGCACGAATGCGGTGATCCCGCTTCTCACGCCCAGCCCGCTGGACCTGGCCGCCTATCGCGATTCCGTGCTCGAACGCTTCGGCAATGCTGCGATCCGCGACACGAACCAGCGCGTGGCCTCGGGCAGCTTCGCCAAGGTCCCGGCCTTCATCGCCCCCACCGTGAACGAGTCACTGGCACGCGGCCGGGCACTCGCGCCGGTCGCGATGCTCGCCGCGCTGTTCCTGGCCTTCCTGCAGCGCTGGGACGCCGGACAGCTGCCCTACGAGCACGAGGACGCCGCGATGGATCCTGCGCTGGCCCGCGGCATCTGCCGGCACCCGGATGCGGCGGGCGCACTCGCGCGCGTCGGCAGCCTCTGGGGCGACGCGTCAACGGATCCGCGATGGGCATCGGCCGTGCGGGTGGCGCACGCACAGGTGCTCGCGCTGGTCGCCTAG
- a CDS encoding DUF3501 family protein, with protein sequence MQLTGRITADSLMTLEAYARWRKQHQAEVIAHRRLRTVHLGDHLTVQFESELTLRYQVQEMLRIEKIFEEEGIEQEVEAYAPLVPDGSNWKATMLLEYPDINERKRELARLIGVEDRMFVEVEGHQRVYAIADEDLDRENDEKTSAVHFLRFEFAPSAVQAIKAGAGVKLGCDHRNYPAHVAVPAETLASLAGDLR encoded by the coding sequence ATGCAGCTCACCGGCCGCATCACCGCCGACAGCCTGATGACGCTGGAGGCGTACGCCAGGTGGCGCAAGCAGCACCAGGCCGAAGTCATCGCGCACCGCCGCCTGCGCACCGTGCACCTGGGCGACCACCTCACCGTGCAGTTCGAGAGCGAGCTGACGCTGCGCTACCAGGTGCAGGAGATGCTGCGCATCGAGAAGATCTTCGAGGAAGAAGGCATCGAGCAGGAGGTCGAGGCGTACGCGCCCCTGGTGCCGGACGGCAGCAACTGGAAGGCCACGATGCTGCTCGAGTACCCCGACATCAACGAGCGCAAGCGCGAACTTGCACGCCTGATCGGCGTCGAGGACCGCATGTTCGTCGAGGTCGAAGGCCACCAGCGCGTGTACGCGATCGCGGACGAGGACCTCGATCGCGAGAACGACGAGAAGACGTCGGCCGTGCACTTCCTGCGCTTCGAGTTCGCGCCGTCGGCCGTGCAGGCGATCAAGGCGGGCGCTGGCGTGAAGCTCGGTTGCGACCACCGCAACTACCCGGCCCACGTGGCCGTGCCCGCCGAGACGCTGGCGTCGCTGGCGGGCGACCTGCGCTAG